In the Lysinibacillus sp. PLM2 genome, one interval contains:
- the nfo gene encoding putative endonuclease 4 yields MLIGSHVSMSGKDMLLASSKEAASYGASTFMIYTGAPQNTRRKPIEELNIEAGLAHMKENGLSNIVVHAPYIINIANTTKPETFELGVNFLQKEIERTAAIGATQIVLHPGAHVGAGVEAGIAKIVEGLNEVLATDHPVQIALETMAGKGSEIGRTFEELAQIFDGVKNNERLSVCFDTCHTHDAGYDIVNDFDGVLEQFDKIIGLDRIKVVHVNDSKNVCGAGKDRHENIGFGHIGFTALNNIVHHEVFKEIPKILETPWVGNDAKNKKAPYKEEIEMLRQGKYSPELIDALRD; encoded by the coding sequence ATGTTAATTGGTTCGCATGTTTCGATGAGTGGTAAAGATATGCTGCTTGCTTCTAGTAAGGAAGCAGCATCATATGGTGCATCAACATTTATGATCTATACTGGTGCCCCTCAAAATACTCGTCGTAAACCAATCGAAGAGTTAAATATTGAAGCAGGCCTTGCTCATATGAAAGAAAATGGTCTATCAAATATTGTTGTGCATGCTCCTTATATCATTAATATTGCTAACACAACAAAGCCTGAAACTTTTGAATTAGGAGTAAATTTCTTACAAAAGGAAATTGAAAGAACAGCTGCAATTGGAGCAACTCAAATTGTCCTACATCCAGGAGCCCATGTAGGAGCTGGAGTTGAAGCTGGAATTGCAAAAATAGTTGAAGGCTTAAATGAAGTATTAGCAACAGACCATCCAGTACAAATTGCATTAGAAACAATGGCAGGTAAAGGTTCTGAAATTGGTCGAACTTTTGAAGAACTTGCTCAAATATTTGATGGTGTAAAAAACAACGAGCGACTTTCTGTTTGTTTTGATACTTGCCATACTCATGATGCAGGATATGATATTGTTAATGACTTTGATGGTGTCTTAGAACAATTCGATAAAATTATCGGTCTAGATCGAATAAAAGTTGTTCACGTCAACGATAGTAAAAATGTTTGTGGTGCTGGGAAAGACAGACACGAAAATATCGGCTTTGGTCATATCGGATTTACAGCTTTAAACAACATCGTCCATCATGAAGTGTTTAAAGAGATTCCAAAAATACTAGAAACACCTTGGGTTGGAAACGACGCAAAAAATAAAAAAGCGCCATATAAAGAAGAAATTGAAATGCTTCGCCAAGGGAAATATAGTCCAGAATTGATAGATGCTTTAAGAGATTAA
- the cshB gene encoding DEAD-box ATP-dependent RNA helicase CshB, with translation MSKYSDYDLKPFLREAIAKLGFTEPTPIQKEMIPLILKGKSAIGQAHTGTGKTHSFLLPIVQRIEEDKQEVQAIITSPTRELAQQIFDALNQLIEGSNIQAKLFIGGTDKLRAMDKLKTTQPQIVVGTPGRIKDLVNENALLVHTAPILVVDEADLAFDMGFIEDIDGFASKMPEKLEMYVFSATIPEKLQPFLKKYMDSPIHIKMNDKRPVAEGINFVLVPIRSKSRNRRLVEVIEGINPFLAVIFCNTRKTAEAVASYLAEEGIKSGQIHGDLSPRDRKKMMKQIRDLEYQYIVATDLAARGIDIQGISHVINYEIPDDLEFFIHRVGRTARAGNKGTAITLFEPEDEDKIVRIEAMGIPFEQMDVKKGEWIELKERHARKNRVKHENEIDAIAKAKVRKPKKVKPGYKRAMKWEMDKIKKKERKKRNKQR, from the coding sequence ATGTCGAAGTATTCGGATTATGATTTGAAGCCATTTCTTCGTGAGGCAATTGCAAAATTAGGCTTTACAGAACCGACTCCAATTCAAAAAGAAATGATTCCTTTAATTTTAAAAGGAAAAAGTGCCATTGGACAAGCACATACAGGTACTGGGAAGACACATAGTTTCCTATTACCAATTGTTCAACGTATTGAGGAAGATAAACAAGAGGTACAAGCAATCATTACATCGCCTACGCGTGAATTAGCTCAGCAGATATTTGATGCATTAAACCAATTAATCGAAGGTAGTAATATTCAAGCAAAATTGTTTATTGGTGGAACTGATAAACTACGAGCAATGGATAAGTTAAAAACAACTCAACCTCAAATCGTTGTGGGAACACCTGGACGGATAAAAGACCTAGTAAATGAAAATGCATTACTAGTGCATACAGCGCCGATTTTAGTAGTGGATGAGGCTGATTTAGCCTTTGATATGGGATTCATAGAGGATATAGACGGATTTGCATCAAAAATGCCAGAAAAGCTAGAAATGTATGTATTCTCAGCAACAATTCCAGAAAAGCTACAACCGTTTTTGAAAAAATATATGGATTCACCAATTCATATTAAAATGAACGATAAAAGACCTGTTGCTGAGGGAATAAACTTTGTTCTTGTTCCAATTCGCTCAAAATCCCGTAATAGAAGACTCGTTGAAGTTATTGAAGGGATTAATCCGTTTTTAGCAGTTATTTTCTGTAATACACGTAAAACAGCAGAGGCAGTTGCTTCATATTTAGCCGAAGAAGGTATTAAATCTGGTCAAATTCATGGTGATTTGAGTCCTCGAGATCGAAAGAAAATGATGAAACAAATTCGAGATTTAGAATATCAATACATTGTTGCAACAGATTTAGCAGCACGTGGGATTGATATTCAAGGTATTTCTCACGTAATAAACTATGAGATTCCTGATGATTTAGAGTTCTTTATTCACCGTGTTGGACGAACTGCACGAGCGGGTAATAAAGGGACAGCCATCACACTTTTTGAGCCAGAAGATGAAGATAAAATCGTTCGGATCGAAGCGATGGGAATTCCATTTGAACAAATGGATGTGAAAAAAGGTGAATGGATCGAATTAAAAGAGCGTCATGCCCGTAAAAATCGTGTGAAACATGAAAATGAGATTGATGCGATTGCAAAAGCAAAGGTTCGTAAGCCGAAAAAGGTAAAACCTGGCTATAAACGTGCAATGAAATGGGAAATGGATAAAATTAAAAAGAAAGAACGTAAAAAAAGAAACAAACAAAGATAA
- the ispH gene encoding 4-hydroxy-3-methylbut-2-enyl diphosphate reductase — protein MQVIKINPRGYCYGVVDAMVIARNASLDKSLPRPIYILGMIVHNKHVTDAFEKDGIITLDGPNRKEIIEQVNEGTVIFTAHGVSPEIREIAKRKGLVAIDATCPDVTVTHDLIREKTAVGYDIIYIGKKGHPEPEGAIGVAPTRVHLVQNAEDVEQLELKNDKLLVTNQTTMSQWDVKHLMDLLQVKYPHVEIHKEICLATQVRQEAVAEQAGMADLTIVVGDPMSNNSNRLAQVSQEIANTPAYRIADISELKLEWLEGVEKVAVTAGASTPTPIVKEVINFLEKFDHNDPSTHEINRSVTIDKILPKIKEPKPVDKIMPY, from the coding sequence ATGCAAGTTATTAAGATTAATCCCCGTGGATATTGTTATGGGGTAGTCGATGCTATGGTAATCGCACGTAACGCTTCATTAGATAAATCATTACCGAGACCTATCTATATATTAGGTATGATCGTTCATAATAAACATGTAACAGATGCATTTGAAAAAGATGGAATTATTACTCTTGATGGTCCGAATCGAAAAGAAATTATAGAGCAAGTAAATGAAGGTACAGTCATCTTCACTGCTCACGGTGTATCGCCTGAAATTAGAGAAATAGCAAAGAGAAAAGGTCTTGTTGCAATTGATGCTACTTGCCCTGATGTAACAGTGACACATGATTTAATTCGTGAAAAAACGGCAGTTGGCTATGACATAATATATATTGGTAAAAAAGGACATCCAGAGCCAGAAGGTGCTATAGGTGTTGCCCCTACACGTGTTCATCTTGTTCAAAATGCAGAAGATGTTGAACAGCTAGAATTAAAGAATGATAAACTTTTAGTTACAAACCAAACGACCATGAGTCAATGGGATGTCAAACATTTAATGGATTTACTGCAAGTGAAATATCCGCATGTTGAAATTCATAAGGAAATTTGTTTAGCAACTCAGGTTCGACAAGAAGCTGTTGCAGAGCAAGCGGGAATGGCAGATTTGACGATTGTTGTTGGGGATCCAATGTCTAATAATTCGAATCGATTGGCGCAAGTGTCACAAGAAATTGCAAATACACCTGCCTATCGCATAGCTGATATTTCAGAATTAAAATTAGAATGGCTAGAAGGAGTAGAAAAAGTTGCTGTCACTGCAGGTGCTTCTACACCCACTCCAATTGTAAAAGAAGTAATTAATTTCTTAGAAAAATTTGATCATAATGATCCGTCAACACACGAAATAAATCGCTCTGTTACTATTGATAAAATATTACCGAAGATCAAAGAACCAAAGCCTGTTGACAAAATTATGCCATATTAA
- the dctR gene encoding putative C4-dicarboxylate response regulator DctR: MTKINVLLVEDDPMVREVNRQFIERIEGFHVIGMSSNGVEGYAKILELKPDVVIMDIFMPEQDGLETLRKIRSENVPIDVITVTAANDMQTIQQILHLGVYDYIMKPFTFERIQKTLQNYYKFKIMTQGVEDVTQKELDEMIHQFNEIKTHSETNLNNILDLPKGFNRATLEKVLNFIKQSKDGASADEVAAGIGVARVTARRYLDFLEKQKLLKVDVHYGGIGRPINQYFI, from the coding sequence GTGACGAAGATAAACGTTCTACTTGTTGAGGATGATCCAATGGTCCGTGAAGTAAACAGACAGTTTATAGAACGAATTGAAGGCTTTCATGTGATTGGCATGTCCAGTAATGGTGTAGAGGGCTATGCAAAGATTTTAGAACTAAAGCCCGATGTAGTGATTATGGATATTTTTATGCCTGAGCAAGATGGTCTAGAAACATTAAGGAAAATTAGAAGCGAAAATGTTCCTATCGATGTAATTACAGTCACTGCAGCAAATGACATGCAGACAATTCAACAAATCTTACACTTAGGTGTATACGATTATATTATGAAACCATTTACCTTTGAGCGAATACAAAAAACTTTACAAAATTATTATAAATTTAAAATTATGACTCAAGGTGTTGAGGATGTAACTCAAAAAGAATTAGATGAAATGATTCATCAATTTAATGAGATAAAAACTCATTCAGAAACTAATTTAAATAATATTCTAGATTTACCGAAGGGATTCAACCGTGCGACCCTTGAAAAAGTGTTAAACTTTATAAAACAATCAAAAGATGGTGCTTCTGCAGATGAAGTAGCAGCAGGTATAGGAGTTGCACGAGTAACTGCAAGAAGATATTTAGATTTTCTAGAAAAACAAAAGCTTTTAAAAGTGGATGTTCATTACGGTGGAATTGGAAGACCCATCAACCAATATTTTATATGA
- the dctS gene encoding putative C4-dicarboxylate sensor kinase — MLRRRISVNEKIMLLTFFIIAFSFFIAGTFVIGSIIKDQEEEIGQKAMLVARTVSNLPEISNLLQSEDFNEASKGINQLVEEIRGIHNPEYIVVMNMEKLKYSHPSKDEIGQVSESTDINPAFAQHYYLSKAVGEKGFMIRAFVPIMNNENIQVGVTVVGYEIPTILQILEDFKTEIFIAIGLIVLFSVWGARTLGRHIKKQMFGLEPHEISKMYVERTETFNAMHEGIIAVDSKLNITIFNKTATEILGIEENPANLIGKNIFDVLPDSRLPEIILPEGSDYNQEIYINQHSILNNRVPIYVDGKRVGTVAVFKDLTAIKQLAEELTGVKAFVQALRVHTHEYKNKLHTIAGLLHLGHNKQALEYISQVSDEHDNITKFLNERIYNENISGLLLSKISRGKELEIKVTIDPESKFTRFPDKLDQHDFVILFGNLIENAFDALNEIEKENKEITISIDDQDGVLAILVSDNGIGMSKETVERIFENGYSTKAKENRGIGLYLISEIVKKGNGTIEVTSEINKGTTILITFEI, encoded by the coding sequence ATGTTAAGACGTAGAATATCAGTAAATGAAAAAATTATGTTATTAACGTTTTTCATTATTGCCTTTTCTTTTTTCATAGCTGGAACATTTGTGATAGGAAGTATTATTAAAGATCAGGAAGAAGAAATTGGGCAAAAAGCAATGTTAGTCGCTCGTACAGTTTCCAATTTACCAGAAATCAGTAACTTATTGCAAAGTGAAGATTTTAATGAAGCTTCTAAAGGGATTAATCAATTAGTAGAAGAAATCAGAGGCATCCATAACCCAGAATATATCGTCGTTATGAATATGGAAAAATTAAAATATTCCCATCCATCCAAAGATGAAATTGGACAAGTAAGTGAATCTACCGATATTAATCCGGCCTTTGCCCAACATTATTACCTGTCAAAAGCGGTGGGAGAAAAAGGTTTTATGATTCGTGCCTTTGTACCAATCATGAATAACGAAAATATTCAAGTTGGCGTTACGGTTGTCGGTTATGAAATTCCTACCATCCTTCAAATTTTGGAAGACTTTAAAACGGAGATTTTCATTGCAATTGGTTTGATTGTTTTATTTAGTGTATGGGGTGCTCGTACCCTTGGCCGACATATTAAAAAGCAGATGTTTGGCCTAGAACCCCATGAAATATCGAAAATGTATGTGGAACGTACTGAGACTTTTAACGCGATGCATGAAGGCATTATTGCTGTTGATAGTAAATTAAATATAACGATATTTAATAAAACCGCTACTGAAATTTTAGGTATCGAGGAGAACCCAGCTAATTTAATCGGTAAAAATATTTTTGATGTACTCCCTGATTCGAGACTTCCGGAAATTATCTTACCAGAAGGGTCAGATTATAATCAGGAAATTTACATCAATCAGCATAGTATTTTAAACAATCGTGTGCCTATATATGTGGATGGAAAAAGGGTAGGTACTGTAGCGGTTTTCAAAGATTTAACAGCGATAAAACAATTAGCTGAAGAGTTAACAGGTGTAAAAGCGTTTGTTCAAGCGTTGCGTGTTCATACGCATGAATATAAAAATAAATTACATACGATCGCGGGGTTGCTTCATCTAGGGCATAATAAACAAGCATTAGAATATATTTCGCAGGTAAGTGATGAACACGATAATATTACAAAATTCTTAAATGAACGAATATACAATGAAAATATTTCAGGTTTATTATTAAGTAAGATTAGCCGTGGTAAGGAGCTTGAAATTAAAGTAACGATAGATCCAGAAAGCAAATTTACGAGATTTCCGGATAAACTTGATCAGCATGATTTTGTAATATTATTTGGAAACTTGATAGAAAATGCATTTGATGCCTTAAATGAAATTGAAAAAGAAAACAAAGAAATTACAATTTCTATCGATGATCAGGATGGTGTACTTGCAATACTAGTAAGTGATAATGGTATTGGTATGTCAAAAGAAACAGTCGAAAGGATTTTTGAAAACGGCTATTCAACAAAAGCAAAGGAAAATCGTGGCATCGGTCTTTATTTAATAAGTGAGATTGTGAAAAAGGGTAATGGTACTATCGAGGTGACAAGTGAGATAAATAAAGGTACGACTATTTTAATAACATTTGAAATTTAG
- the dctB gene encoding C4-dicarboxylate-binding protein DctB, whose protein sequence is MKNFVIGSIITMIILIVLVGYRQNFFSTKTYPYDDEQVGLDNQVIIKFSHVVAENTPKGMAAEKFAELVNEKSNGRVIVQVYPNGMLYSDDKELQALKEGEIQMIAPSFSKMTDYLPNWQVLDLPFLVEDEEQLEKVLTGDLSKQLLSELDSLNIKGLTFWSNGFKQIATSGTPIIELEDFWHKKVRMMSSDILKEQYLLLRAKPVDTTFDTIYNDLENHLIEAQENTISNLYSKKFYQIENQITLSNHGILCYAVMFNEEFWNNLNSETQSIIIESLNEMQEWQFHQAQEINERDLVSLSNIENVQIYKLDEMNKSKWKKKLSPIYDYYRRNVNAQYLDELLNEIND, encoded by the coding sequence TTGAAAAACTTTGTAATCGGTTCAATTATAACAATGATAATATTAATCGTCTTAGTAGGTTATCGTCAAAATTTTTTTTCCACAAAAACATATCCCTATGATGATGAACAGGTGGGCTTAGATAATCAGGTCATCATTAAATTTAGTCATGTAGTCGCTGAAAATACCCCCAAAGGGATGGCAGCTGAAAAATTTGCGGAGTTAGTAAATGAGAAAAGTAATGGAAGAGTCATTGTCCAAGTTTACCCAAATGGCATGCTTTACTCTGATGACAAAGAGTTACAAGCATTAAAAGAGGGTGAGATTCAAATGATTGCACCTTCCTTTTCAAAAATGACGGACTATTTACCAAATTGGCAAGTGTTAGATTTGCCGTTCTTAGTTGAAGATGAAGAACAGTTGGAAAAGGTTTTAACAGGCGATCTAAGTAAACAATTACTTTCAGAACTGGATTCTTTAAATATAAAAGGGCTAACATTTTGGAGTAATGGATTTAAACAAATTGCCACTAGTGGTACGCCAATCATTGAATTAGAGGATTTTTGGCATAAAAAGGTAAGAATGATGTCTAGTGATATATTAAAGGAACAGTATTTATTATTAAGAGCAAAACCTGTGGATACTACTTTTGATACCATTTACAATGATTTGGAAAATCACTTAATAGAAGCGCAAGAAAATACTATTTCGAACCTATACTCTAAAAAGTTCTACCAAATTGAAAATCAGATTACATTATCGAACCACGGTATTCTCTGTTATGCAGTTATGTTCAATGAGGAATTTTGGAATAACTTAAACTCTGAAACTCAGTCAATTATTATTGAATCATTAAATGAAATGCAGGAATGGCAATTTCACCAAGCTCAAGAAATAAATGAAAGAGATCTAGTTTCATTATCTAATATAGAAAATGTTCAAATCTATAAACTTGATGAAATGAATAAAAGTAAATGGAAAAAGAAATTAAGCCCCATTTATGATTACTACCGTAGAAATGTAAATGCACAATATTTAGATGAACTCTTAAACGAAATTAACGATTAA
- the dctA gene encoding C4-dicarboxylate transport protein, with product MKLLKNLTAQVILAIILGIIVGFIWPEFGASLKILADLFIKLIKMLIAPIIFLTVAIGIGAMGDMKKVGKIGGKALLYFEIVSTIALAIGIAVALIVNAGHGIDTSSAEGADVSQYTTAAAEQDHSIGAFISDIIPENFIGALANGELLPTLMAAVLFGLAAAALGEKSKPVISFLEIISEIFFKIVGMVMRFSPIGAFGAMAYTIGNFGIDSLRNLGLLMAAIYITMFLFIVFVLGSIAKFYGINIFKFIAYIKQELFLVIGTSSSESALPSLMKKLENMGCSKSTVGLVVPTGYSFNLDGTAIYLSMASLFIAQAYGVELSWIQILTLLGILMITSKGAAGVTGSGFIVLAATLAAFPMIPVEGIFLLIGVDRFMSEARAITNIIGNGLAAVVISKSEKEFDVAKFDHLKEENSHSHA from the coding sequence TTGAAATTACTTAAAAATTTAACTGCTCAAGTTATTCTCGCAATTATTCTCGGTATTATTGTTGGGTTTATTTGGCCAGAATTTGGTGCAAGCCTAAAAATATTAGCCGATTTATTTATCAAATTAATTAAAATGTTAATCGCTCCGATCATCTTCTTAACGGTTGCTATAGGTATAGGTGCAATGGGCGATATGAAGAAGGTTGGTAAAATCGGGGGTAAAGCATTACTTTACTTTGAAATCGTTTCAACTATTGCTTTAGCTATCGGTATTGCTGTAGCGTTAATCGTTAATGCCGGTCATGGTATCGATACTTCTTCAGCTGAAGGTGCAGATGTTTCTCAATATACTACTGCTGCAGCAGAACAAGATCATAGTATTGGTGCATTCATTAGCGATATAATCCCAGAGAATTTTATAGGTGCATTAGCAAATGGTGAATTATTACCAACGTTGATGGCTGCAGTATTATTTGGTCTAGCAGCTGCAGCACTTGGCGAAAAATCAAAACCAGTTATTTCGTTCCTGGAAATCATCTCAGAAATATTCTTTAAAATTGTCGGTATGGTTATGCGTTTTTCACCAATCGGTGCATTTGGTGCAATGGCGTATACAATTGGTAACTTTGGTATAGATTCCTTGCGTAATTTAGGACTATTAATGGCAGCGATTTACATAACAATGTTCTTATTCATTGTCTTTGTTCTTGGCTCAATTGCAAAATTCTATGGTATTAATATCTTTAAGTTTATTGCCTATATTAAACAAGAGCTATTCTTAGTTATCGGTACATCGTCATCAGAGTCTGCGTTACCATCCTTAATGAAAAAGTTAGAAAATATGGGATGTTCTAAATCGACAGTTGGTTTAGTTGTTCCAACAGGCTATTCATTTAACCTAGATGGAACTGCAATTTATTTATCCATGGCGTCTCTATTTATTGCACAAGCATATGGAGTAGAACTTTCTTGGATTCAAATTTTAACACTTCTTGGAATCTTAATGATTACATCCAAAGGTGCAGCTGGTGTTACAGGATCAGGTTTCATTGTATTAGCGGCAACATTAGCAGCATTCCCAATGATTCCTGTTGAAGGTATCTTCCTATTAATCGGTGTTGACCGCTTCATGTCAGAAGCACGTGCAATCACGAACATCATTGGAAATGGTTTAGCTGCAGTTGTTATTTCAAAATCAGAAAAAGAGTTTGATGTAGCAAAATTTGATCACTTGAAAGAAGAAAATTCACATTCACATGCATAA
- a CDS encoding serine/threonine dehydratase, with protein sequence MVTKNTIQEAQKKIAPYINKTPLLPLSNLDKYLGCQVYAKMESFQKTNSFKLRGALNALLSLPEEALKRGIITASSGNHGKAIAFAAKLLGTEAHIVVPENTPKIKVEGIESYGADIIFSAPSERFNVAYKLSEENNWHFISPFDDYEVIAGQGTAGLEIMEQLPDVDAIIVPVGGGGLIAGLATAVKETNPRVKIIGVEPASVARYSNSFVVGHPSSLPPESKSVADGLQTLKPGERNYPIVEKYVDEIVTVDEENILKATKLFLTEGKLLAEISSCITLGAFLQGSVNFNPTDQVVLFISGGNIGMDQFNKFEELSI encoded by the coding sequence ATGGTTACAAAGAATACAATTCAAGAAGCTCAGAAAAAGATAGCTCCATATATTAATAAAACACCTCTTTTACCCTTAAGTAACCTAGATAAATATTTAGGTTGTCAAGTGTATGCTAAAATGGAGTCTTTTCAAAAGACTAACTCATTTAAACTTCGAGGTGCTCTTAATGCTTTATTGTCTTTACCTGAAGAAGCTTTAAAACGAGGCATTATTACAGCTTCATCAGGAAATCATGGAAAAGCTATTGCATTTGCTGCGAAACTACTCGGTACCGAGGCACATATTGTAGTTCCTGAAAATACACCGAAAATAAAAGTTGAAGGAATAGAGTCTTATGGAGCAGACATAATTTTCAGTGCCCCCTCAGAAAGATTTAATGTCGCTTATAAACTAAGCGAAGAAAACAACTGGCATTTTATTTCACCATTCGATGACTATGAAGTCATTGCAGGACAAGGCACTGCAGGGTTAGAAATAATGGAACAACTACCCGATGTTGATGCGATTATCGTACCTGTTGGTGGAGGTGGATTAATTGCTGGCTTAGCTACAGCAGTTAAAGAAACGAATCCACGAGTAAAAATCATTGGCGTTGAACCTGCATCAGTTGCACGCTATTCAAATAGTTTCGTAGTAGGTCATCCATCATCCCTACCTCCAGAATCAAAATCTGTTGCTGATGGATTACAAACATTAAAACCAGGTGAACGTAATTACCCTATTGTAGAAAAATATGTTGATGAAATTGTCACGGTAGATGAAGAAAATATTCTTAAAGCAACAAAGCTATTTTTAACAGAAGGAAAATTATTAGCAGAAATTTCTTCATGTATTACACTAGGAGCTTTCTTACAAGGAAGTGTGAACTTCAATCCGACTGATCAAGTTGTTTTATTTATTTCAGGTGGCAATATTGGAATGGATCAATTTAATAAATTTGAGGAGTTGAGCATATGA
- a CDS encoding reactive intermediate/imine deaminase, with product MRAVINSTPRGHYSPAMITGNTVYVSGQTSADPNTGMPVAGGIEAETMMALQKLEAVLHDAGCTKEQVVMCRVYIITADDWGPVNDVYSQFFGNHKPARAIIPIYELSNGCRIEIEAIAELAE from the coding sequence ATGAGAGCTGTTATAAATTCTACACCTCGGGGCCATTACAGTCCCGCGATGATTACCGGTAATACAGTCTATGTTTCAGGACAAACATCAGCAGATCCAAATACTGGAATGCCAGTAGCAGGAGGAATTGAAGCTGAAACAATGATGGCTTTACAGAAGTTAGAAGCAGTTTTGCATGATGCAGGTTGTACTAAGGAACAGGTCGTTATGTGTCGAGTATACATTATTACAGCTGATGACTGGGGCCCTGTAAATGACGTTTACAGTCAGTTTTTTGGCAATCATAAACCCGCGCGTGCCATTATTCCAATATATGAATTAAGCAATGGATGTCGAATTGAAATAGAAGCTATTGCTGAATTGGCTGAATAA